Below is a genomic region from Neorhizobium galegae.
TGGTACGTGTTCTGGGGTTATCAGCTCTTCATCGTCATGGCGGCGACCGGCTATCTGCTCGGCATCACGCAGGGGCGTGAATATGCAGAGCCGGAATGGTATGTGGACCTCTTCCTGACGGTCGTCTGGGTCGCCTATCTCGTCGTCTTCCTCGGCACCATCCTGAAGCGCAAGGAGCCGCATATCTATGTGGCGAACTGGTTCTATCTCGCCTTCATCGTGACCATCGCCATGCTGCACGTGGTGAACAACCTGGCGATCCCGGTCTCCTTTCTCGGCGTAAAAAGCTATTCGGCCTTCTCGGGTGTCCAGGATGCGCTGACCCAGTGGTGGTACGGGCATAACGCGGTTGGTTTCTTCCTGACCGCCGGCTTCCTCGGCATGATGTATTATTTCGTGCCGAAGCAGGTCAATCGCCCGGTCTATTCCTACCGGCTGTCGATCATCCACTTCTGGGCGCTGATCTTCCTCTATATCTGGGCCGGCCCGCACCACCTGCACTATACCGCGCTGCCCGATTGGGCCCAGACGCTCGGCATGGTCTTCTCCATCATGCTCTGGATGCCTTCCTGGGGCGGCATGATCAACGGTCTGATGACGCTCTCGGGCGCCTGGGACAAGATCCGCACCGACCCGATCGTCCGCATGATGATCATCGCCATCGCCTTCTATGGCATGTCGACCTTCGAAGGCCCGATGATGTCGATCAAGGCGGTCAACTCGCTCAGTCACTATACGGACTGGACGATCGGCCACGTGCATTCCGGTGCACTCGGCTGGGTCGGCATGATCACCTTCGGCGCCATCTACTATATGACGCCCAAGCTCTGGAACCGCGAACGCCTCTACAGTCTCGACCTGGTCAACTGGCACTTCTGGCTCGCCACCCTCGGCATCGTCGTCTACGCCGCCGTCATGTGGGTCGCCGGCGTGCAGCAGGGCCTGATGTGGCGCGAATACGACAACCAGGGCTTCCTCGTCTATTCCTTCGCGGAAACCGTCGCGGCCATGTTCCCTTACTACCTGCTGCGTGCGGTAGGCGGCGCCATGTACCTCGCCGGCGGGCTCATCATGGCCTTCAACGTCACCATGACCATCCTCGGTTACCAACGGCAGGAGCGGGTTCGGGGCGGTGCTTCCCCAGCCGCTCTCCAGCCGGCCGAATAAGGAGGGATATCCATGTCCATTCTCGACAAACATCACTACATCGAACGCAACGCAACCCTGCTCCTGGTCGGCTCGCTGCTCGTCGTTTCGATCGGCGGCATCGTGGAAATCGCACCGCTCTTCTATCTCGAAAACACCATCGAGAAGGTGGAAGGCATGCGGCCCTATTCGCCGCTCGAGCTGGCCGGGCGCGATATCTACATCCGCGAAGGCTGTTATGTCTGCCATAGCCAGATGATCCGCCCCTTCCGCGACGAGGTGGAGCGTTACGGTCACTACAGTCTGGCGGCCGAATCCATGTACGACCATCCGTTCCAGTGGGGATCGAAACGCACCGGCCCCGATCTCGCCCGCGTCGGCGACCGCTACTCGAACGAATGGCACGTCCAGCACCTGATCGAACCACGCGACGTCGTGCCGGAGTCGGTGATGCCGAGCTACGCCTTTCTCAAGGAGACGCCGCTCAAGATCACCGACGTTTCCATGGGGCTGAAGGCGAACCGCGCCGTCGGCGTCCCCTATTCGGACGAGATGGTGGCGAGCGCCAAGGCGGATCTTTCCGCCCAGGCCGACCCGAATGCCGACACCTCCGGCCTGCTGGCCCGCTATCCCAAGGCCAAGGTCGGCGATTTCGACGGCAATGCCCAGAACCTGACGGAGATGGATGCGCTGGTCGCCTATCTGCAGATGCTCGGCACGCTGGTCGATTTCTCGACCTACGACGATGCCGCCGGTTACCGCTGAAGGGACAAGTCCATGGAATTCTACACGGCCATGCGCCACTTCGCCGATAGCTGGGGTCTGCTTGCCATGACCCTGTTCTTCCTCGGCGTTCTCGTCTTCACCTTGCGCCCCGGCGCGAAAGCCTCTGCAGACGAGGCCGCCCGGATCCCTCTGAAGGAGGATTGAACATGGCGGAAAAACATATCGACGAATTGAGCGGCGTTGAGACCACCGGCCACGAGTGGGACGGCATCCGCGAACTCAACAATCCGCTGCCGCGCTGGTGGCTCTGGACCTTCTATGCCTGCATCCTGTGGTCGGTCGGGTATGCGATCGCCTACCCTTCCATTCCCCTCCTGACCGACGCGACGAAGGGTCTGCTTGGTTATTCGAGCCGCGCCGAGCTTGCGGCCGACCTCGACGGTGCGAAGACCGCCCAAGGCGGCATCCTGGAGAAAATCTCCAGTTCGTCGCTGGAAGAGATCCTCGCCGACCCCCAGCTTAGCCAGTTCGCAACCGCAGGCGGCGCGGCCGCCTTCCGCGTCAACTGCACCCCGTGCCACGGCACGGGTGCCGCCGGCGGGCAGGGCTATCCCAACCTCAACGACAACGACTGGCTGTGGGGCGGCGATGTCAACGCTCTTTACCAGACGATCGCCCATGGCATTCGCGATCCCGCCGACGGGGAGACCCGCATCTCCGAAATGCCGGCCTTTACGGATATGCTGAAGCCGGACGAGGTGCGCCAGGTAGCCGCCTACGTGGTGAGCCTCACCAGAACCCCGCGCGATCCAGCGATGGTCGAGCCGGGAAAACAGCTCTTCGCCGACAACTGTGTCTCTTGTCATGGCGAGAAGGCCGAGGGCAACCGCGATCTCGGTGGGCCGAGCCTTGCCGATGCGATCTGGCTGAAGGCCCGCGGCGAGGCGGAGATTGCCAGGCAGATCCAGGCCCCGAAACACGGCGTCATGCCGGCCTGGGAAGCTCGCCTCGGAGACGTCGCCGTCAAACAGCTCGCCGTCTACATTCACTCGCTCGGCGGCGGGGAGTGATCAGGCTTCCGCCGACAGATACAGCAGTTCGATACCGGCCGGGGCGCGAATGCCCCGGTCGTTGGTCAGGAAGACCTCGCATTACAAGGCTTCGGCGGTCGCGACGTGGATGGCGTCAATGAGCTTGATGTTGAGTTCGGCGGCGCGCTTGATGAGAGCAAGACTGACGGGCTTGAGCGATATAAAGCCGGCGTTGCTCAAAATGGCGAGGAAAACAGCGGACATCCGGAGCATCGATCCGAGGAGACATTTCACGGAGGAAGCCAGCCGTCTCTCCATCTCAGGCGTCGACGACGGCTGGGGGAAGATCCTTCAGCTTATCGACGACGACCTCTGCACGTGAACGATTGACGAGCGGCGGCGGCATCAATCCGCGACAGTATCTCGTCATCCACTTCGATTTCCAGCCTGTGCAGGCCCATGGTCTTCTCCCGGTTGCGGGGAAGAATAGTGCATTTTGCACGTCCCGCCAGAATGTCGCGGTCTGCCGCCCTCGCCCGGTTGACTTTGGTCAAGGGAGATTGCCCGCGACGGTGCGAGAATATGGCCACAAAGGATTGGCCAATGAATCTCTACACAGCCTCCCACCTGCAGCAGAACGGTTCGTCCGTCGAGCGGATCGACGTCCAGCCCGTGCATTCGCCGGGAACGCCAAGCAGGCCGCTTTACGAGAAGCGCAAGAAGATCTTTCCGAAACGGGCCGAAGGGCGTTTCCGCCGCTTCAAATGGCTGGTGATGCTGATAACCCTCGGCATCTATTACCTGACACCTTGGATCCGCTGGGACCGCGGCCCCTTCGCACCCGACCAGGCAGTGCTCGTCGATCTGGCGAGCCGCCGTTTCTATTTTTTCTTCATCGAGATCTGGCCGCAGGAATTCTTCTACGTCGCCGGGCTTCTGGTCATGGCGGGTTTCGGCCTTTTCCTCGTGACCTCGGCCGTCGGTCGCGCCTGGTGCGGTTATGCCTGTCCGCAGACGGTCTGGGTCGATCTTTTTCTGGTCGTCGAGCGCTTCATCGAGGGCGACCGCAATGCCCGCATCAAGCTCGACGCCGCGCCATGGAGCTTCGACAAGCTCTGGAAGCGGGTCGCCAAGCACGCCACATGGCTGGTCATCGCGGTGGCGACCGGTGGCGCCTGGATCTTCTATTTTGCCGACGCGCCCTCGCTCGCCTTCGATTTCGTGACCGGCCAGGCGGCGCTGGTTGCTTATTCGACCGTTGCTACCCTGACGGCCACGACCTACGTGTTCGGCGGGCTGCTGCGCGAACAGGTCTGCATCTACATGTGTCCCTGGCCGCGCATCCAGGCCGCCATGGTGGACGAGAGCTCGCTGGTCGTCACCTATAACGACTGGCGCGGCGAGCCGCGCAGTCGCCATGCCAAGAAGGCGGTAGCAGCCGGGCAGCCGGTCGGCGATTGCGTCGATTGTAATGCCTGCGTGGCGGTCTGTCCCATGGGCATCGACATCCGCGAGGGACAGCAGATGGCCTGCATCACCTGTGCGCTCTGCATCGATGCCTGCGACGGCGTGATGGACAAGATCGGAAAGCCGCGCGGGCTGATCGCCTATGCGACGCTCGACGAATACGACGCCAACATGGCGCTCGCCACGAGCGGCGGCACGACTGCGATCGACCCGGCGCGTGTGCGCAATCCGGACGGTTCCTTCATCGACAAGGTCCGCCACTTCGACTGGAGGGTGATCTTCAGGCTCCGCACGCTGATCTATCTTGGTGTCTGGTCGGCCGTCGGTCTCGGCCTCATCTTCGCGCTCCTGTCGCGCGACCGGCTGGAGGTCAATGTGCTCCATGATCGCAACCCGCAATTCGTGCTGGAATCGGACGGTTCCATCCGCAACGGCTACACGATCCGGCTGCTCAACATGATCCCGGAGCCGCGCACCATCATGGTCTCGATGGAAGGCCTGCCCGAAGCGACGATGAAGATCTCCGGCGTCACGGATGTACCGGGCCGCCTCTTCGCGGTGCAGGTGGAGCCCGACAAGACGCTTGCCTTGAAGGTCTTCGTCACCCTTCCCAAGGATGCCGTTTCCTCCGAGGCCGTCGACTTCCATTTCATCGCCGAGGACCGGCCGAGCCACGAAAAGGACAGCTATTCAGCGGTCTTCAACACGCCGGGGGCCAGAAAGTGAGCACGACGAAAATGAACACGATCCCAGCAAAATCCTTCGTCTTCACCGGTTGGCATATGGTCGGCGTGCTGGTGCTCTTCTTCGGCACCATCATCTCGGTCAATTTCTACATGGCCTACAACGCGGTCACCAGCTGGAGCGGGCTGGTGGCGGAGAATACCTATGTCGCCAGCCAGCAGTTCAACGGCAAGGCGGCCGAGGCGCGGACGCTGATGGCCACGGGTGTCACCGGCCGCGTTACAGTCAACAGCTCCGAGCTACGTTACGAGGTCTTCCACCCGAAGAACGGGCCGGTCGCGGCCGATACGCTGACGCTCAAGTTCAAGCGGCCGGTCGGCGAACATCAGGATTTCCAACTCGACCTCGTTCCCGTTGCCAAGGGGGTCTTCACCGCCACCCACGAAATCCTGCCCGGCCACTGGATCGTCGATGCGAGCGCCATCCGGGATGGCAAGCGCATCCTGCATCAGGCCGAACGGATCGCGGTCTTGAGGAGGGCAGAATGAGCTGCTGCGCGCCCGGAACGGAAGGGTATCTGGATCACCCGCTTCCGTCCTCGGAGGAATTGACGCTGTCCAGCCGGGTGGTTACGCCAGGCCTGCGCCAGACCGATCTCAGCGTTCCGCAGGTCCATTGCGGCACCTGCATCTCGACGATCGAAAAGGCGCTGAATGCATTGCCGTCGGTAGAGCGGGCTCGAGTCAATCTTTCTACCAAACGCGTTTCGATCGTCTGGCGGGAGAAGGCCGGAGACGTCGCCACGGATCCGGTCGAACTGGTCAGGGCGATCGTCGATGCCACCGGCTACGATGCGCATCTTTTCTCGAATGCCGAGGAGGTCGGCGAAAAGCTGCAGCGCGACCTCATCCGCGCCGTCGCGCTCTGCGGTTTTGCGGCAGCAAACATCATGCTGCTTTCGGTTTCGGTCTGGTCGGGCGCCGATGCCTCGACGCGTGATATGTTCCATTGGATATCGGCGTTGATCGCCGCGCCGGCGCTGATCTATGGCGGCCGTTTCTTCTATCAGTCGGCCTGGAATGCGCTCAGCCGCCGCCGTACCAACATGGACGTGCCGATCGCACTCGCGATTACGCTCTCCTATGCAGTGTCGCTCTGGGAGACCATGCATCACGGCGAACAGGCCTGGTTCGATGCGACCGTCTCGCTGCTGTTCTTCCTGCTGATCGGCCGCACGCTGGACCACATCATGCGCGACCGGGCACGGGCCGCAATCAGCGGCCTTGCGCGCCTCTCGCCCCGCGGCGCCACGGTGGTCGTCCCGGACGGCTCGCGCGAATATCGCCCGGTGGACGAAATCCGGCCGGGCGACCGGGTGGCGATTGCCGCCGGTGAGCGGGTGCCGGTCGATGGGGTGGTCGAAAGCGGCGCAAGCGACATCGATGTCTCGATCGTCAACGGCGAAAGCGCACCAAGGCCGGTCCGGGTCGGCGATATGATACAGGCCGGGACGCTCAGCCTCACCGGTTCGCTGGTTCTGAAGGCGACGGCCGCTGCCAAGGATTCCTTCCTGTCCGAAGTCATTTCGCTGATGGAAGCGGCCGAGGGCGGCCGGGCACGGTATCGCCGCATCGCCGATCGCGCGGCGCAATATTATTCTCCGGCCGTCCACTTCCTGGCGCTCACGGCCTTCGTCTCGTGGGGCTTGATCGGCGGCGATTGGAAACACGCCATGCTGGTCGCCATCGCCGTCCTGATCATCA
It encodes:
- the ccoN gene encoding cytochrome-c oxidase, cbb3-type subunit I translates to MNYVSETLWLAIGTFLVLLAAAYTHDSLFAAHMWVLFFVLLISTVVLMRRISFAPQSSAISPPAKSEYFDEVVKYGTVATVFWGVVGFLVGVVIALQLAFPDLNIEPWFNFGRLRPLHTSAVVFAFGGNALITTSFYVVQRTCRARLFGGNLAWYVFWGYQLFIVMAATGYLLGITQGREYAEPEWYVDLFLTVVWVAYLVVFLGTILKRKEPHIYVANWFYLAFIVTIAMLHVVNNLAIPVSFLGVKSYSAFSGVQDALTQWWYGHNAVGFFLTAGFLGMMYYFVPKQVNRPVYSYRLSIIHFWALIFLYIWAGPHHLHYTALPDWAQTLGMVFSIMLWMPSWGGMINGLMTLSGAWDKIRTDPIVRMMIIAIAFYGMSTFEGPMMSIKAVNSLSHYTDWTIGHVHSGALGWVGMITFGAIYYMTPKLWNRERLYSLDLVNWHFWLATLGIVVYAAVMWVAGVQQGLMWREYDNQGFLVYSFAETVAAMFPYYLLRAVGGAMYLAGGLIMAFNVTMTILGYQRQERVRGGASPAALQPAE
- the ccoO gene encoding cytochrome-c oxidase, cbb3-type subunit II translates to MSILDKHHYIERNATLLLVGSLLVVSIGGIVEIAPLFYLENTIEKVEGMRPYSPLELAGRDIYIREGCYVCHSQMIRPFRDEVERYGHYSLAAESMYDHPFQWGSKRTGPDLARVGDRYSNEWHVQHLIEPRDVVPESVMPSYAFLKETPLKITDVSMGLKANRAVGVPYSDEMVASAKADLSAQADPNADTSGLLARYPKAKVGDFDGNAQNLTEMDALVAYLQMLGTLVDFSTYDDAAGYR
- a CDS encoding CcoQ/FixQ family Cbb3-type cytochrome c oxidase assembly chaperone encodes the protein MEFYTAMRHFADSWGLLAMTLFFLGVLVFTLRPGAKASADEAARIPLKED
- the ccoP gene encoding cytochrome-c oxidase, cbb3-type subunit III produces the protein MAEKHIDELSGVETTGHEWDGIRELNNPLPRWWLWTFYACILWSVGYAIAYPSIPLLTDATKGLLGYSSRAELAADLDGAKTAQGGILEKISSSSLEEILADPQLSQFATAGGAAAFRVNCTPCHGTGAAGGQGYPNLNDNDWLWGGDVNALYQTIAHGIRDPADGETRISEMPAFTDMLKPDEVRQVAAYVVSLTRTPRDPAMVEPGKQLFADNCVSCHGEKAEGNRDLGGPSLADAIWLKARGEAEIARQIQAPKHGVMPAWEARLGDVAVKQLAVYIHSLGGGE
- the ccoG gene encoding cytochrome c oxidase accessory protein CcoG, coding for MNLYTASHLQQNGSSVERIDVQPVHSPGTPSRPLYEKRKKIFPKRAEGRFRRFKWLVMLITLGIYYLTPWIRWDRGPFAPDQAVLVDLASRRFYFFFIEIWPQEFFYVAGLLVMAGFGLFLVTSAVGRAWCGYACPQTVWVDLFLVVERFIEGDRNARIKLDAAPWSFDKLWKRVAKHATWLVIAVATGGAWIFYFADAPSLAFDFVTGQAALVAYSTVATLTATTYVFGGLLREQVCIYMCPWPRIQAAMVDESSLVVTYNDWRGEPRSRHAKKAVAAGQPVGDCVDCNACVAVCPMGIDIREGQQMACITCALCIDACDGVMDKIGKPRGLIAYATLDEYDANMALATSGGTTAIDPARVRNPDGSFIDKVRHFDWRVIFRLRTLIYLGVWSAVGLGLIFALLSRDRLEVNVLHDRNPQFVLESDGSIRNGYTIRLLNMIPEPRTIMVSMEGLPEATMKISGVTDVPGRLFAVQVEPDKTLALKVFVTLPKDAVSSEAVDFHFIAEDRPSHEKDSYSAVFNTPGARK
- a CDS encoding FixH family protein: MNTIPAKSFVFTGWHMVGVLVLFFGTIISVNFYMAYNAVTSWSGLVAENTYVASQQFNGKAAEARTLMATGVTGRVTVNSSELRYEVFHPKNGPVAADTLTLKFKRPVGEHQDFQLDLVPVAKGVFTATHEILPGHWIVDASAIRDGKRILHQAERIAVLRRAE
- a CDS encoding cation-translocating P-type ATPase, coding for MSCCAPGTEGYLDHPLPSSEELTLSSRVVTPGLRQTDLSVPQVHCGTCISTIEKALNALPSVERARVNLSTKRVSIVWREKAGDVATDPVELVRAIVDATGYDAHLFSNAEEVGEKLQRDLIRAVALCGFAAANIMLLSVSVWSGADASTRDMFHWISALIAAPALIYGGRFFYQSAWNALSRRRTNMDVPIALAITLSYAVSLWETMHHGEQAWFDATVSLLFFLLIGRTLDHIMRDRARAAISGLARLSPRGATVVVPDGSREYRPVDEIRPGDRVAIAAGERVPVDGVVESGASDIDVSIVNGESAPRPVRVGDMIQAGTLSLTGSLVLKATAAAKDSFLSEVISLMEAAEGGRARYRRIADRAAQYYSPAVHFLALTAFVSWGLIGGDWKHAMLVAIAVLIITCPCALGLAVPVVQVVAAGRLFRNGIMVKDGSAMERLAEIDTVLFDKTGTLTLGRPRLLDVERFDRKQLALAAGLAVHSRHPLSQTLAMAVSGPVAVFETVTEIPGRGLEAATPAGVYRLGNRRFALSVPDDGSPGNIVTETVLSLDAEEIATFRFDDSLRPGALAVTASLAARGFETGILSGDRRRVVADLAIRLGLEHWQAELSPKQKAEFCTSLAASGRKVLMVGDGINDAPALAAAHVSIAPATAADVGRQAADFVFMRDSLEAVPLAIDISRRAGRLIRQNFALAIGYNVIAVPIALAGYATPLIAAVAMSTSSIIVVANALRLSGSGSAVEAEATRSNGTTAAPPGEARVA